A genomic segment from Desmospora profundinema encodes:
- the aspA gene encoding aspartate ammonia-lyase: MDTSYRIEKDFLGEKEIPVHAYYGIQTLRATENFPISGYRLHPSLICAMAMVKKAAAMANMDIGRLNPRLGNAILTAAQEIIDGKWHDQFIVDPIQGGAGTSINMNANEVIANRGLELLGEQKGNYFQLSPNTHVNMAQSTNDAFPTGIHIATLYLLERLLVTMQEMSDGFQQKAKEFDPVIKMGRTHLQDAVPIRLGQEFEAYHRVLERDIKRIKQSRQHLYEVNMGATAVGTGLNADPRYIRIVVRHLADISGFPLVSADHLVDATQNTDTYTEVSAALKVCMMNMSKMANDLRLMASGPRAGLAEISLPARQPGSSIMPGKVNPVMAEVINQVAFQVIGNDHTICLASEAGQLELNVMEPVLVFNLLQSISIMNNAFRAFTDYALAGIEANQEKLKENVEKSVGVITAVNPHIGYEVAARIAREAILTGRSVRELCLKYNVLSEEELDLILDPYEMTHPGIAGESLLEK, translated from the coding sequence ATGGATACGTCATACCGGATAGAAAAAGATTTTCTCGGGGAAAAAGAAATCCCTGTCCATGCTTATTATGGCATTCAAACATTACGTGCCACCGAAAACTTTCCCATTTCCGGCTATCGGCTTCATCCCTCTCTTATTTGTGCCATGGCGATGGTAAAAAAGGCGGCCGCCATGGCGAATATGGATATCGGTCGTCTAAACCCGCGATTGGGAAATGCGATCCTTACAGCAGCTCAGGAAATCATCGATGGAAAGTGGCACGATCAATTTATCGTGGATCCGATTCAAGGCGGAGCCGGAACCTCCATCAATATGAATGCCAATGAGGTGATCGCCAATCGCGGACTTGAACTTTTGGGAGAACAAAAAGGGAACTATTTTCAATTAAGCCCCAATACCCATGTCAACATGGCTCAATCCACGAATGACGCTTTTCCCACCGGCATTCATATCGCCACCCTTTACCTGTTGGAAAGATTGCTTGTCACCATGCAGGAGATGAGCGATGGGTTTCAGCAGAAAGCGAAAGAGTTTGATCCCGTCATTAAAATGGGACGGACACACCTGCAGGATGCCGTTCCCATACGTCTAGGCCAGGAGTTTGAAGCCTATCACCGGGTGTTGGAACGTGACATCAAGCGAATTAAGCAATCCCGTCAACATCTGTATGAGGTCAATATGGGTGCGACGGCCGTTGGAACAGGACTAAATGCTGATCCGCGTTATATCCGGATCGTTGTAAGACACCTTGCGGATATCAGCGGATTTCCCTTGGTGAGCGCCGATCACCTGGTGGATGCCACCCAGAACACGGACACGTATACCGAAGTTTCCGCTGCACTTAAAGTTTGTATGATGAATATGTCCAAAATGGCCAACGACCTGCGATTAATGGCCTCCGGTCCCCGTGCGGGATTGGCTGAGATTTCATTACCGGCCCGCCAGCCCGGTTCTTCCATTATGCCTGGGAAAGTGAACCCCGTGATGGCGGAGGTGATCAATCAGGTTGCTTTTCAAGTCATCGGTAACGACCACACGATTTGCCTTGCGTCTGAAGCCGGGCAACTGGAGTTAAATGTGATGGAGCCTGTGCTCGTATTTAATTTGCTTCAATCCATCAGTATCATGAACAACGCATTTCGTGCGTTTACGGATTACGCCCTGGCCGGAATCGAGGCGAATCAGGAAAAGCTAAAAGAAAATGTGGAAAAGAGCGTCGGCGTGATCACGGCGGTCAACCCGCACATCGGATACGAAGTTGCTGCTCGAATCGCGCGGGAGGCGATCCTAACCGGTCGCTCCGTCCGCGAATTGTGCTTGAAATACAATGTCCTGAGTGAAGAGGAACTCGATTTGATCTTGGACCCATACGAAATGACACATCCCGGAATTGCAGGGGAAAGCCTGTTGGAAAAATAA
- the rpsN gene encoding 30S ribosomal protein S14, translating to MAKKSKIAREKQRQKTVEKYAAKRAELKAKGDYKALSQLPRNASPTRLHNRCEITGRPRGTMRKFGISRIKFRELAHKGQIPGVKKASW from the coding sequence ATGGCAAAAAAATCAAAGATAGCGCGGGAGAAACAACGGCAGAAAACGGTGGAGAAATATGCCGCCAAACGGGCGGAATTGAAGGCAAAAGGGGATTACAAAGCGCTTTCCCAGCTGCCTCGAAACGCTTCCCCCACTCGCCTTCACAACCGTTGCGAAATTACGGGACGCCCCCGCGGTACCATGCGGAAATTTGGCATATCTCGCATCAAATTCCGCGAACTAGCCCACAAGGGACAAATCCCCGGTGTGAAAAAAGCCAGCTGGTAA
- a CDS encoding FAD/NAD(P)-binding protein produces MLEWTIIGGGIQGCTLATYLLRTGKTSVDRMAVVDPHSDPLHQWFRLTEILKMPFLRSPAVHHIDVDPFALRKYAQSPQGWAWSTFTFPQERPSLELFNRHCLHVLESIQLKESWVKGQAAGLARRKSGWRVLLKDGREIDSQRVVLAMGLSERPFWPKWSQSLKRQGASVFHLFSSPSPDLTELPTPVTIIGGGISAAHAAIRLSKLYPAETRLITRHCLRIHQFDSDPGWLGPKNMRSFQQINDYQQRRNLIQKARHRGSMPSDVHAELKQAEQKGRLDIYTEEVYSATFNKKRIHLYAKEKNNLPETGSIILATGFHTSPPGMEWLKPTVEKWSLQCHHCGYPILSPHLEWAPGLSVTGCLAELELGPVSRNIAGARRGAERILRANEVEPD; encoded by the coding sequence ATGTTGGAATGGACAATTATCGGAGGGGGAATCCAAGGTTGTACCCTGGCCACCTATCTGCTACGAACAGGAAAAACATCAGTAGACCGGATGGCCGTTGTCGATCCCCATTCGGATCCGCTTCACCAGTGGTTTCGCTTGACGGAGATCCTGAAGATGCCTTTTCTCCGTTCACCGGCGGTTCATCATATCGACGTCGACCCCTTTGCGCTGCGCAAATACGCTCAATCGCCACAGGGATGGGCATGGTCAACGTTTACTTTTCCTCAGGAACGCCCGTCTCTGGAACTGTTCAATCGGCACTGTCTTCATGTTTTGGAATCCATCCAACTGAAGGAATCCTGGGTTAAAGGGCAAGCTGCCGGCCTCGCTAGACGAAAGAGTGGATGGCGTGTTCTCCTGAAGGATGGTCGTGAGATCGATAGTCAACGGGTGGTGCTGGCTATGGGGTTAAGTGAACGTCCCTTTTGGCCGAAGTGGAGCCAGAGTCTGAAAAGGCAAGGTGCCAGCGTTTTTCATCTCTTCAGTTCCCCCTCCCCGGACTTAACCGAGCTTCCCACTCCTGTCACCATCATCGGCGGGGGAATCAGTGCTGCCCATGCCGCTATTCGGCTTAGCAAGCTCTACCCTGCAGAAACACGCCTGATTACCCGTCATTGCTTGCGCATTCATCAGTTTGATTCTGATCCTGGATGGCTTGGCCCCAAAAACATGCGTTCATTTCAACAAATAAACGATTATCAACAGCGGCGAAATCTGATCCAGAAAGCACGCCACCGGGGATCCATGCCTTCAGATGTGCACGCGGAGTTGAAGCAGGCGGAACAAAAAGGAAGGCTTGACATATACACAGAGGAGGTTTATTCGGCAACATTCAATAAAAAACGTATCCACCTTTATGCCAAAGAAAAAAATAACCTACCTGAAACAGGATCCATCATCCTGGCAACCGGGTTTCATACCAGCCCTCCAGGGATGGAGTGGTTAAAACCAACCGTGGAAAAGTGGAGCCTGCAGTGCCACCATTGCGGCTATCCCATCCTTTCTCCCCACCTGGAGTGGGCCCCGGGCCTATCGGTTACCGGATGCTTGGCAGAACTTGAATTAGGTCCCGTTTCTAGAAATATTGCCGGTGCCCGCCGCGGAGCGGAGCGGATCTTACGGGCGAATGAAGTCGAGCCCGACTAG
- a CDS encoding CobW family GTP-binding protein → MKKHGNEPIPVTVLTGFLGAGKTTLLNHVLTGDHGETIAVIVNEFGEVGIDNELLQGSEEEIVEMNNGCICCQVRGDLIRILNQLIESNHYFDRVIIETTGLANPGPVAQTFFVDEGIAEAFMLDAVVTVVDAVHADQHLDEQDETMEQVAFADVVLLNKIDLVKHEELDRLKRRLRSINPMARFHQTVYSRIDLKELLGIKAFDIKKKLELDPKFLEGHGHHHKHDDDVKAFVLRENRPLDLKKIQLLFSIWIQVYGQRMFRYKGFLDVQGMEERVVFQGVHMLFGTTVDRKWKLGEKRQSEIVIIGKDLNSADFQQQFSKCSIQDETA, encoded by the coding sequence ATGAAAAAACATGGAAACGAACCGATCCCCGTGACGGTATTGACCGGATTTTTGGGAGCGGGCAAAACCACCCTTCTCAACCATGTGCTTACGGGCGATCATGGAGAAACAATAGCAGTGATTGTAAATGAGTTTGGTGAAGTGGGAATAGACAATGAACTCCTGCAAGGGTCGGAAGAGGAGATCGTTGAGATGAACAACGGGTGTATTTGTTGTCAAGTTCGCGGAGACCTCATCCGGATCCTGAACCAGTTGATCGAGTCAAATCATTATTTTGATCGAGTGATTATTGAGACAACGGGTTTGGCCAATCCGGGACCAGTGGCTCAAACGTTCTTCGTCGACGAGGGGATTGCTGAGGCCTTTATGTTGGACGCAGTCGTGACGGTAGTGGATGCGGTGCATGCGGACCAGCATCTGGATGAACAGGATGAAACCATGGAACAAGTGGCTTTCGCCGATGTGGTGCTGCTAAATAAAATCGATTTGGTGAAGCATGAGGAGCTGGATCGATTGAAAAGGCGCTTGCGCTCCATCAATCCCATGGCCCGGTTTCACCAGACCGTTTATTCCCGTATCGATCTGAAAGAGCTGCTGGGTATAAAAGCCTTTGATATCAAAAAGAAGTTGGAGCTGGATCCCAAATTTCTCGAGGGACACGGACATCACCATAAGCACGACGATGATGTCAAGGCCTTCGTTTTGCGGGAAAACCGACCACTCGACCTAAAGAAAATCCAGCTTTTGTTTTCAATCTGGATCCAGGTGTACGGTCAGCGTATGTTCCGCTATAAAGGCTTTCTGGATGTTCAGGGCATGGAAGAGCGGGTCGTCTTTCAGGGCGTACACATGTTGTTTGGAACGACCGTCGACCGAAAATGGAAACTGGGGGAGAAACGACAAAGTGAAATCGTGATTATAGGAAAAGACCTGAACTCAGCCGACTTCCAGCAACAGTTTTCCAAATGCTCCATCCAAGACGAAACGGCCTGA
- a CDS encoding CobW family GTP-binding protein codes for MPDRNNVEIYILSGFLGSGKTTLLRLLLEEERRRGRRVAVLMNELGDLSVDSAAVPGEIPLKELLNGCICCTIQSQLTQQLLHLYQQFRPDVIYIESTGVAHPLEVLDACVTPSTVPHLRICKIVTVVDLLRWQDRQRLNNRLQKLLEDQVRFSDILLLNKKDQVTGDRLEQSISEIQQINPKAFLTPTHQATFDTAELYTSRPGRGSPSYFQSPREQAHVHHHLHVRTFSYRWSRPIHRQALERWLRQSPDNLYRVKGCLRLKEHPHQLQSVQYAYGIPLFTPEYSSMPMITVFIGENLEEERLKHQLYELETRQS; via the coding sequence TTGCCGGATCGGAACAACGTGGAGATCTACATTTTAAGCGGGTTTTTGGGAAGCGGAAAAACCACGCTTTTGCGTCTCTTGCTGGAGGAAGAAAGACGCCGTGGACGACGGGTAGCCGTCTTGATGAACGAGTTGGGGGACCTTTCGGTGGATTCGGCCGCCGTACCCGGGGAGATCCCCCTGAAAGAATTGCTGAACGGATGCATCTGTTGTACGATCCAAAGCCAGTTGACCCAGCAGCTGCTCCACCTTTACCAGCAATTCCGACCCGATGTGATCTACATCGAGTCCACCGGGGTCGCCCATCCCCTCGAGGTGCTGGATGCCTGTGTCACTCCGTCGACCGTTCCTCATCTTCGTATCTGTAAAATAGTAACGGTGGTGGACCTGCTTCGCTGGCAGGACCGGCAACGTCTCAATAACCGCTTGCAAAAGCTCTTGGAAGATCAGGTCCGATTTTCCGATATACTCCTGCTCAACAAAAAAGACCAGGTTACCGGGGACAGACTGGAACAATCCATCTCTGAGATTCAACAGATCAATCCAAAGGCATTCCTGACCCCGACCCATCAAGCCACTTTCGACACGGCAGAACTATACACCTCTCGGCCCGGCCGGGGATCGCCATCGTATTTCCAGTCCCCGAGAGAACAAGCCCACGTACACCATCACCTACATGTTCGCACATTTTCTTACCGGTGGAGCCGGCCCATCCACCGGCAGGCACTGGAGCGTTGGTTGCGCCAATCTCCGGACAATCTGTATCGGGTGAAAGGCTGTTTGCGATTGAAAGAACATCCCCATCAGCTGCAATCCGTCCAATACGCTTACGGCATTCCTTTGTTCACCCCTGAATACAGTTCCATGCCCATGATCACCGTTTTTATCGGTGAAAACCTTGAGGAAGAGCGGTTGAAGCACCAATTATACGAATTGGAGACTCGACAGTCATGA
- a CDS encoding (2Fe-2S) ferredoxin domain-containing protein, translating to MTTWDLSQTRHHILICNGGSCLKRGADEVTCAIRDEISRCGEDQRIHTTRTKCNGRCADACVVIVYPEGSWFKAVTPEIGKAIVREHLLQCTSLLSHISHVYGEERFLRQPGVPIGVTKEKMD from the coding sequence ATGACCACCTGGGATCTTTCCCAAACAAGACACCATATCCTGATCTGTAACGGAGGAAGTTGTTTAAAACGGGGAGCGGATGAAGTCACCTGCGCCATCCGTGACGAAATTTCACGTTGCGGGGAAGACCAGCGGATCCATACCACGCGGACGAAGTGTAACGGCCGATGTGCCGATGCCTGTGTGGTTATCGTTTATCCGGAGGGTTCGTGGTTTAAAGCAGTCACACCTGAAATTGGGAAGGCGATTGTCCGTGAGCACCTGCTCCAATGTACTTCTCTTCTATCCCATATCAGCCATGTCTATGGTGAGGAACGATTTCTTCGCCAGCCGGGGGTGCCTATCGGTGTGACAAAGGAGAAAATGGATTAG
- the smc gene encoding chromosome segregation protein SMC, with the protein MHLKRLDMVGFKSFANRTELEFVPGVTAVVGPNGSGKSNVTDGIRWVLGEQSAKSLRGASMQDVIFSGSDSRKPVGYCEVSITFDNQDQKLHLDYGEVTVTRRVYRSGESEYYINKQACRLKDITELFMDTGIGKEAYSMIGQGRIDEILSTKSEDRRAIFEEAAGIVKYKSRKKEAEKKLDATEQNLARIEDLVSELEDQVAPLAEQAKVAKQYKALKEELTHTEIGLYVHRIEHLHQQWEEAQGALQQLREEQSRFAAEVSGREAELEKLRWEIQQKEQEVETLQGALLRVSEELEKAEGQREVLQERARNRSATIVQMRERLEELEAEESRLKQEQSRGQERLAQKERELKQVQAKLSDAEARLSIDGHEGVQDLNRLKEELSRLLHERTRLASEGDHIVERLARNREQRERLLTQERLDGQAEADLASRQAKWRKEVEEVESALAACADQYKEWSGKRQVLETERTTAAGRLRQAEQQVDTLRSRRDIVKDMEAEHAGFFQGVKEVLKARDRGQPELAGIHGAVAQLIQVPESFEAAVETALGGAMQHLVVENEQVGRHGIRFLKERRAGRATFLPLDVIRGRSIPARDRERVEGTPGFVGVAAELVYSEDRYQAVRENLLGQVLVASGMEEANRIALLMGYRYRIVTLDGDVVNPGGSMSGGSRQKSKNNLLGRSRQVEALEREIEEAQRERDQIQKCHGELREEGAAIDERLDRLRKEGEGLRLRQQELKGAEREWVVEHRNLTQQREKTRDDLAKLDEEEQTLARQTEERDRRLQALSEEESLLRRRIHASQERVEQQASEKDETNREITDWKIRLARLQQEREYLAVDCTRLQQERERIGEQMTESREKLRELEAGATDHGEESRRLAAHAEKLREEKNAAQDALARAKEERDHLHHRRGEGEQALKERQKGLRQQEEALHKQEVRVNRMDVELNHLLEKLAEEYEISFELAKERYPRPEDPKKAERDVRSLKGRIGALGEVNLGAIDEHQRLSTRLSFLSGQRDDLLEAKETLFGVIRDIEEEMSNRFSTAFEAIRIEFHDVFVKMFGGGRADLSLTEPDNLLETGIEITAQPPGKKPQNLGLLSGGERALAAIALLFAVLRYKPVPFCVLDEVDAALDEANLSRFTRYLREFSQKTQFILITHRKRTMEGADVMYGVTMEEAGVSKVVSVKLEEFEGAEEAAVARQEEDRE; encoded by the coding sequence TTGCATCTGAAACGACTGGACATGGTGGGGTTTAAATCTTTTGCCAACCGTACGGAGCTGGAGTTTGTGCCGGGGGTGACGGCGGTGGTGGGCCCCAACGGGAGCGGTAAGAGCAATGTGACCGACGGCATCCGTTGGGTGCTGGGGGAACAAAGCGCCAAATCGCTCCGAGGTGCGTCCATGCAGGATGTGATTTTTTCCGGGAGCGATTCCCGTAAGCCCGTGGGCTATTGCGAGGTTTCCATCACTTTTGACAATCAGGATCAGAAGTTGCACCTGGATTACGGCGAAGTGACGGTGACCCGGCGCGTGTACCGTTCCGGAGAGAGCGAGTATTACATCAACAAACAGGCCTGCCGTCTGAAGGATATCACCGAGCTGTTCATGGATACGGGAATCGGAAAAGAGGCCTACTCCATGATCGGTCAAGGGCGGATCGATGAGATTCTGTCCACCAAATCGGAGGACCGCCGCGCCATCTTCGAGGAAGCGGCGGGCATCGTCAAATACAAGTCGCGCAAAAAAGAAGCGGAAAAAAAGCTGGATGCCACGGAACAAAATCTGGCCCGGATCGAGGACTTGGTAAGCGAACTGGAAGACCAGGTAGCACCATTGGCCGAACAAGCGAAAGTAGCCAAACAATATAAAGCGCTAAAGGAAGAACTGACCCACACAGAGATCGGTTTGTATGTACATAGGATTGAGCATTTGCACCAACAATGGGAAGAAGCCCAAGGCGCTCTCCAACAGCTGCGAGAAGAACAGTCCCGCTTTGCCGCTGAGGTGAGCGGACGGGAAGCGGAGTTGGAAAAGCTGCGCTGGGAGATTCAACAAAAGGAGCAAGAGGTGGAGACCCTGCAAGGAGCGTTGCTCCGGGTCAGTGAGGAGCTGGAGAAGGCGGAGGGGCAGCGGGAGGTGCTCCAGGAGCGGGCTCGAAACCGCTCCGCCACCATCGTGCAGATGCGGGAGCGGCTGGAAGAGCTGGAGGCGGAGGAATCTCGTCTGAAGCAGGAGCAATCCCGTGGGCAGGAACGCCTCGCTCAAAAAGAGCGGGAACTGAAGCAAGTTCAGGCGAAACTGTCGGATGCCGAAGCTCGTTTGTCTATCGATGGCCATGAAGGTGTCCAGGATCTGAACCGATTGAAAGAAGAGCTCTCCCGCCTTTTGCACGAGCGGACCCGTCTCGCCAGTGAAGGAGACCATATCGTCGAACGGTTGGCGCGGAACCGGGAGCAGCGGGAACGTCTTCTCACCCAGGAACGGCTGGACGGACAAGCCGAGGCGGATCTTGCTTCCCGTCAAGCAAAATGGCGCAAAGAAGTGGAAGAAGTGGAGTCTGCCCTTGCTGCTTGCGCAGACCAATACAAAGAATGGTCCGGTAAGCGGCAAGTGCTGGAGACGGAACGAACGACGGCGGCCGGACGTCTCCGCCAGGCGGAACAACAAGTGGATACACTCCGTTCCCGCCGGGATATTGTGAAGGATATGGAAGCGGAGCATGCCGGTTTTTTCCAAGGAGTCAAGGAAGTGCTGAAAGCCAGAGACCGGGGACAACCGGAACTGGCCGGAATCCATGGGGCCGTCGCCCAGCTGATTCAGGTGCCGGAATCGTTTGAGGCAGCAGTGGAGACGGCTCTCGGCGGAGCGATGCAGCATCTGGTGGTGGAAAATGAACAGGTTGGTCGCCACGGGATTCGCTTTCTAAAGGAACGACGTGCCGGCCGGGCTACCTTTCTGCCCTTGGATGTGATCCGTGGCCGATCCATTCCCGCCCGGGACCGGGAACGGGTGGAGGGGACTCCGGGCTTTGTGGGTGTGGCCGCCGAGTTGGTTTACAGCGAAGATCGCTATCAGGCCGTTCGGGAAAATCTGCTGGGACAAGTGTTGGTAGCCAGTGGGATGGAAGAAGCCAACCGAATCGCTCTCCTGATGGGTTATCGCTACCGTATTGTCACCTTGGACGGCGATGTGGTCAATCCCGGCGGGTCCATGTCTGGGGGAAGCCGACAAAAATCGAAAAACAATCTCCTGGGCCGCTCCCGTCAAGTGGAAGCGCTGGAGCGGGAAATCGAAGAAGCGCAGCGGGAGCGGGATCAGATTCAAAAGTGCCATGGGGAACTGCGGGAAGAAGGCGCGGCCATCGATGAGCGGCTGGATCGGCTGCGGAAAGAGGGAGAGGGGTTACGCCTCCGGCAACAGGAGCTAAAAGGGGCCGAGCGGGAATGGGTGGTGGAACACCGGAATCTGACCCAGCAACGGGAAAAAACCCGGGATGATTTGGCCAAGCTGGATGAAGAGGAGCAAACCCTCGCCCGTCAGACGGAAGAACGCGACCGTCGATTGCAGGCGCTGTCCGAGGAAGAATCCCTACTGCGCCGCCGCATCCATGCTTCCCAGGAGCGCGTGGAACAACAGGCGTCGGAGAAGGATGAAACCAACCGGGAGATCACCGATTGGAAAATCCGACTGGCCCGTTTGCAACAAGAGCGGGAGTATCTGGCCGTCGATTGCACCCGTTTGCAACAAGAGCGGGAGCGGATCGGCGAGCAGATGACCGAATCCCGGGAAAAACTGCGGGAGCTAGAAGCAGGTGCGACCGACCACGGAGAAGAGAGCCGCCGGCTTGCGGCACACGCTGAAAAGTTGCGGGAGGAAAAAAACGCTGCCCAAGATGCCCTCGCCCGGGCCAAGGAGGAGCGTGATCACCTTCATCACCGCCGGGGCGAAGGGGAGCAAGCCCTGAAGGAACGGCAGAAAGGGCTGCGCCAGCAGGAAGAAGCCCTTCATAAACAAGAAGTGCGAGTCAACCGGATGGATGTGGAGTTAAATCACCTGCTGGAGAAGTTGGCCGAAGAGTACGAGATCAGCTTTGAATTGGCCAAGGAGCGTTATCCCCGCCCAGAAGACCCGAAAAAAGCGGAACGGGATGTCCGTTCCCTGAAAGGGCGGATCGGGGCGCTGGGTGAGGTCAACCTCGGTGCCATCGACGAGCACCAACGGCTCAGCACGCGGTTGTCCTTCCTATCCGGGCAGCGGGACGACCTGTTGGAAGCCAAGGAAACCTTGTTTGGGGTGATCCGGGACATCGAAGAGGAGATGTCCAACCGCTTTTCAACGGCATTTGAAGCGATCCGAATCGAGTTTCACGATGTATTCGTCAAGATGTTTGGTGGCGGCCGCGCCGACTTATCGTTAACGGAACCGGACAACTTGTTGGAGACGGGGATTGAAATCACGGCCCAGCCCCCTGGGAAAAAGCCGCAAAACCTGGGGCTCCTCTCCGGCGGGGAACGGGCGTTGGCTGCCATTGCCCTGTTGTTCGCCGTCTTACGTTATAAGCCGGTCCCTTTTTGTGTGTTGGATGAAGTCGACGCAGCTTTGGACGAGGCTAATTTATCCCGCTTCACCCGTTATCTGAGAGAGTTTTCTCAGAAGACCCAGTTTATTCTTATCACCCACCGCAAGCGAACCATGGAAGGGGCCGACGTCATGTACGGCGTGACGATGGAGGAAGCGGGGGTATCCAAGGTCGTCTCCGTCAAGCTGGAAGAGTTTGAAGGGGCGGAAGAAGCCGCTGTAGCCCGGCAGGAGGAGGATAGGGAATGA
- the ftsY gene encoding signal recognition particle-docking protein FtsY, with protein MSFFKKLKENVSKTTESVTHKFMSGLSKTSASLVGAMDSVFARGKIDEEMYEELEDILIGADVGVNTTLEIVDRLRQEVKAHRIKDPTELKPLMSEILVELLRGEDEATGMNIQDGQLSVILFVGVNGVGKTTTIGKLAHHYNQQGKKVLLAAGDTFRAGAIEQLEVWGERVGVDVIRHQAGSDPAAVMYDAIQAAQARGADILLCDTAGRLQNKVNLMEELKKVHRVIGREIEGAPHETLLVVDSTTGQNAMQQAKLFHDATHLTGIVLTKMDGTAKGGIALAIRRELEVPVKWIGLGEQMDDLQPFDADQFVHALFGEDIEKELAGTE; from the coding sequence ATGAGCTTTTTTAAGAAGTTGAAAGAAAATGTGTCCAAGACGACGGAATCGGTTACGCACAAGTTTATGTCCGGATTGAGCAAGACCAGTGCTTCTCTGGTGGGAGCCATGGATTCGGTGTTTGCCCGCGGCAAGATCGATGAGGAAATGTATGAGGAATTGGAAGATATCCTGATCGGTGCGGATGTTGGAGTGAATACGACGTTGGAGATCGTGGACCGTTTGCGGCAGGAAGTAAAAGCTCACCGCATCAAGGATCCCACTGAACTAAAACCCCTGATGTCGGAAATCCTGGTGGAGCTGCTGCGCGGGGAGGATGAAGCCACCGGCATGAATATCCAAGACGGACAATTATCCGTCATTCTGTTTGTGGGCGTGAACGGGGTGGGTAAAACCACCACCATCGGGAAGCTGGCCCACCACTACAACCAGCAAGGGAAGAAAGTCCTGCTGGCTGCCGGGGATACTTTTCGAGCGGGTGCAATCGAGCAGTTGGAAGTGTGGGGAGAGCGGGTCGGTGTGGATGTGATCCGTCATCAGGCGGGTTCCGATCCGGCGGCTGTCATGTATGACGCGATTCAGGCAGCCCAGGCCAGGGGAGCGGACATCCTGCTCTGTGATACGGCCGGTCGCTTGCAGAACAAGGTAAACCTGATGGAAGAATTGAAAAAAGTGCACCGAGTGATTGGGCGGGAGATTGAGGGCGCTCCCCATGAGACGCTCCTGGTGGTCGATTCCACCACGGGACAGAACGCCATGCAACAGGCAAAACTGTTCCACGATGCGACCCATCTTACGGGTATTGTGCTTACAAAGATGGACGGAACGGCTAAAGGAGGGATTGCTCTGGCCATCCGGCGGGAGCTGGAGGTGCCTGTCAAGTGGATCGGTCTGGGGGAGCAAATGGACGATTTGCAACCCTTTGACGCCGATCAGTTTGTCCATGCTCTGTTCGGGGAAGACATCGAGAAGGAATTGGCGGGGACGGAGTGA
- a CDS encoding MOSC domain-containing protein → MNEQTVVQALHVGQPRSMGTPGAPDPMERPWTSAIIKQPVDGPVYLSKTGLAGDGVADQKNHGGPEKAVLAYPFAHYATWREELDRFDIPVGAFGENFLVTDMKEEAVCIGDTYRVGEATVQVSQPRQPCWKPARRMRIKDLVLRMQETGRTGWYFRVLKEGEVKAGQVLQLVERPFPKWTIARCNEIQYHRPHDHQAAAELAACPLLSQSWAEGLARRAHRGNGV, encoded by the coding sequence ATGAACGAGCAGACAGTCGTCCAAGCCCTTCATGTGGGTCAGCCCCGTTCCATGGGAACACCCGGGGCTCCGGATCCCATGGAACGTCCATGGACCAGCGCCATTATCAAACAGCCGGTGGATGGGCCGGTTTACTTAAGCAAAACGGGGCTGGCCGGAGACGGGGTGGCGGATCAAAAAAACCACGGCGGTCCGGAGAAGGCAGTACTGGCTTATCCGTTCGCTCATTATGCGACCTGGCGGGAAGAGCTGGATCGTTTTGACATCCCCGTGGGTGCCTTTGGCGAAAATTTTCTCGTTACAGACATGAAGGAAGAGGCTGTTTGCATCGGGGATACGTATCGGGTCGGCGAAGCGACGGTTCAGGTATCCCAACCCCGGCAGCCGTGCTGGAAACCGGCCCGCCGCATGCGGATCAAGGATTTGGTCCTGCGGATGCAGGAAACGGGACGCACCGGCTGGTACTTTCGTGTGTTGAAAGAAGGAGAGGTGAAAGCGGGGCAAGTCCTCCAGTTGGTGGAGAGGCCGTTTCCCAAGTGGACCATCGCCCGTTGCAACGAGATCCAGTATCATCGTCCCCACGATCACCAAGCGGCTGCGGAGCTGGCGGCTTGTCCCTTGTTGTCGCAGAGTTGGGCGGAGGGATTGGCCCGTCGGGCACACCGCGGAAATGGAGTCTGA